GGCGTGGTCCGGAGTGCTGCTCCCCGCACCCGCGGGGATGGTCCCGCGGCCGGCGATGCGGTGCTACAGGAGAGACACTGCTCCCCGCACCCGCGGGGATGGTCCCGTGTTGTCCTGGGTGCGGACGTCCCACACGATCTGCTCCCCGCACCCGCGGGGATGGTCCCGGCGGCGCACTGACATCGCGTTCGCCCTGGGCCTGCTCCCCGCACCCGCGGGGATGGTCCCTGGCTCGATGTCTACACCGGAGTGAACGGAGGCTGCTCCCCGCACCCGCGGGGATGATCCCAGCCCGAAGTGGGACAGTTGGCTTTCGCAGATCTGCTCCCCGCACCCGCGGGGATGGTCCCGTCCTCCAGTTCCACGCGGGTGAAGTGGTCAGCTGCTCCCCGCACCCGCGGGGATGGTCCCGATCACCGCCGACGCCGGGGGAAACATCACAGCTGCTCCCCGCACCCGCGGGGATGGTCCCGTGGCGGGGGCCCTGCCGGACCCACGGCACTGCTGCTCCCCGCACCCGCGGGGATGGTCCCGGTGTTCCGCCAGACCGAGCGGGGCCCGGACACTGCTCCCCGCACCCGCGGGGATGGTCCCGACTACGTCTCCGCCTGGCTCCGCATCATGCGCTGCTCCCCGCACCCGCGGGGGATGGTCCCGGTGTCGATTCCAGCAGGCATGGTCATGGGTCCTGCTCCCCGCACCCGCGGGGATGGTCCCCAGCGACCACGGCAGACCGTCGCGCTCCACCTCTGCTCCCCGCACCCGCGGGGATGGTCCCACGGTCACGAGCGTGACGTGCGCGACCGGTCTCTGCTCCCCGCACCCGCGGGGATGGTCCCGGCGTGACCAAGACCGTAGACGAGCAGAACAACTGCTCCCCGCACCCGCGGGGATGGTCCCGGCACCTTCACTTCCGCCGGAACGCTCACCGTCTGCTCCCCGCACCCGCGGGGATGGTCCCGGGCGCGACGGGGTCGACGGGACGGACGGTCGCTGCTCCCCGCACCCGCAGGGATGGTCCCATGGCGCCTGCCATCGAAATGGAGGAGACTGGCTGCTCCCCGCACCCGCAGGGATGGTCGCCCTGCGGATCCCTGGCATATGCCGCAGGGTCACTGCTCCCCGCACCCGCAGGGATGGTCCCTGCGCCGCCTGGTAGGCGGTCGTCTGCATCGTCTGCTCCCCGCACCCGCAGGGATGGTCCCGTCATGCACGCGTCGAAGCCTGGCGACACCGCCTGCTCCCCGCACCCGCAGGGATGGTCCCTGCGCCGCCTGGTAGGCGGTCGTCTGCATCGTCTGCTCCCCGCACCCGCAGGGATGGTCCCGACCCGCCAGGCGGAACCTCGTAGATCGGCCACTGCTCCCCGCACCCGCGGGGATGGTCCCTCACCACTTGCCTACCTTCTTCGCCAACGTGTCTGTTCCCCGCACCCGCGGGGATGGTCCCGGCCAGGCGTTGGTCAGGATCGGGTCGAAGGACTGCTCCCCCGCACCCGCGGGGATGGTCCCAGTCGCGGCCTCGGTGAGGGCGGCCGGTCGAGCTGCTCCCCGCACCCGCGGGGATGGTCCCCTGCGCAACTCTTTCGTCGGTCTGATCGTCGTCTGCTCCCCGCACCCGCGGGGATGGTCCCGTGTCGAGCAGGTCGTCGGCCTTGTTGGCGCTCTGCTCCCCGCACCCACGGGGATGGTCCTCCGGCGCCGATCCGGTACGAGGTCGGCACCCACTGCTCCCCGCACCAGCGGGGATGGTCCCTCATGCCGCACTCCTCAGTTCGTCTTGTGCCACTGCTCCCCGCACCCGCGGGGATGGTCCCTGCATGAATTCCGGGACCCTCGTGAGCCGGCTGCTCCCCGCACCCACGGGGATGGTCTACGGGACGATCCTGCTACCGCTCGAGACCCGCGGCAGCTCGACAGAAAGGGCTGTGCCTCAAGAACGGTACGGGTCACGTCTCCTCCTCAGCCTGCATGCGGGCCGCTTGCCGGCGCCACACCCTGACGGCCACCGCGACGGCCAGAACGAGGGCCTCGGCACCGACCATGGTCGCCCACCAGGCCGGCGGGTCCCCAACAACGAGCCAGACAAGGCCAGTACACAGAGCCGCGGCGAGCAGGCCGTGGATGGCCTGCTCGGCGAGTTCGAGAGTGCGGGGCATCGGTTCCTCCGAGGTGGGGTGACTGGCGGCGGTCGGCCGCCAACCACAAGACGAGACCAGGCGGTGGAGGGTTCGAAGGGGGGCGCACAAGTGCTTACAAACACCTGCCCGTGCCAACGCGAGCCGCCCTCCCGGTGTGGCCGCAGTTGCAGCGTTTCGTGTCGATGCCGGAGCATGCAGGGGCTGGGCGGGGGCGTCGGGTGCGAACGCGTCGAGGATTTCGACGAGGTCCCGATTGGCATCCGGGTAGCCGTCGCCCCATCCGTTGGTCGGGGTGGTCTCCTCGGCAACAAACTCGCGGATGGCTGCCAGCCGGCCCTGGTGCCGAATGAGGAGGATCGCCTGGCGGATCGCCCTCTGACGGAAGGCGTTGACCTGGTCGCGCAACTGCTCGATCTCCCGGTCCCGGACGCCGAGTACGGCGTCGGCAACGGCGTGCCGCTCAGGGCGCTGCCGGAGCCGTACCAGCTGACCGAAGTCTGAGTACAGCGAAGCGGCCCGCCCGATTGGGCCGGGGCCGCATTTCTTGTTTCTCAGAGGTGACTGGTCAGGATGTCGAGCATCGCTTCCAGATCACCACGAGTCATCTTCGCCGTGCACAAGTTGGCTACAGCCAGCGGGTTCGTCCACTCCTCCATCACTGTGGATGACCCAGATGAAGAGCCTCCCCGGGGTTCGGGAACGCTACTACGGCCGTCCCGATCAGTGGATACCCGGCGCTTTCCGCCACCCGTCTGCGTCCCGGAACCGCCCCACGCGGCGGCGCCGGGGCCCAGACAGGCCGCCGGCCTCGCGCACCATCCCTCCCACCACAGTGCCTGCTTCTTAAAAGCGTTCGCGGACAGGCACTTTGACCGTCCGCGAACGGAAGCTATGAGTCGTACGGGTTACCTGACTCATCAGTAATCGAGATTCCCTGCCAAAAATGGACCTTCACGCCGTTGTTTGACCCGACCCCCGGGGACCGGTCAAGGGGCGCTGCCTGTGCCGTGCCAGCAGTGCTCACGGCGGCCACGAGGACCATGGACGGTACGGAGATCAGAGCGGCTGCCCTGATCTGCATGACGGTCTTGCGCTTCATCGGCTCCCCTTAAATTCGTTGTCGGGCGCGCGCCCGGTGTGTTCTTTAAACGCTCTCGGAGCGATCCGGTCACTGTGGTGCAGCTGGCCAAGGAGCCGGTCGAAGAAGGTGCGCAAGGCGGCTGTGTGCTGGTCCCCGATACTTCGGCGGCGGTCATAGTGGGCGCGAGATTCGGATAACGCGGCGAAGGACCAGAGGTAGCCGACGTCGGCCAGTCGTGTTCTTCACCTTTAGGCACTGTTTCTCGGATCATGTTCGGAGCCAGATCATGATGGCTGCGAGGGTGACGGTTCCGAGGTAGATGTAGGCGCGTTTCTCGTAGCGGGTGGCGACGGCGCGGAAGCCTTTGAGTCGGTTGATGGCGCGTTCGACGGTGTTGCGTTTCTTGTAGCGCTCGCTGTCGAACCCGGTGGGCCGGCCGCCTCGAGAACCTCGGTTCTGCCGGTGTCTTTGCTGGTCGAGACGTTCGGGGATGGTGTGCCGGATTCCGCGTCGTCGTAGGTAACGGCGGTTCTTCCGGGACGTGTAGGCCTTGTCCGCCAAGACATGGTCGGGTCGCGTGCGGGGCCGTCCGACTCCGGTGCGGGGCACGGAGACCTGCTCCAACACACGCTCGAGCTGCGGGCCGTCACCGTAGTGTCCGGGCGTCAGGACGAAAGCGAGGGGGCGGCATCGTCCCTCGGCGACGAGGTGGATCTTGGTGGTGAAGCCGCCGCGGGAACGTCCCAGACACTCGCCGATCTGACCACCTCCTCCAGCCGGACGGCCAGTCTCCGCAGCACCGGATCGACCTGGTTCGTCCCCCGGCCGGCCCCCTTTTCAGGGACCGCGGCCGCCGACGCTTTCCTCGCGCCGGCGGCGTGCTGGTGGGCCCGCACCGCCGTCGAGTCCACCGACACATCCCAGTCGATCCCGCCCGCGGCGTCCTCGGCAGCCTGGATGCGAGACAGCAGCATCTTCCAGGTTCCATCAGCTGACCAGCGACGATGCCGCTTATAGACCGTTTCCCACGGCCCGAACCGCTCCGGCAGATCCCGCCACTGCACACCCGTCCGCACCCTGTAGAGAACCCCGTTGATCACCCGCCGATGATCGCTCCACCGACCTCCACGCGCACCACCAGGAGGTAAGAACGACTCCAGCCGATCCCACTCCGCATTCGTCAGATCCCCACGGCCCATGCAGCCAGCCTGACCCCAACACCCCACTCACGTCCGGAGATCCGAGAAACAGTGCCTAGTGATGGGCGATCAAGCTCTTGCCGGAGGCTCTGGTGGTGGGTGGTGAGCCGGCGTCTGCCTTGAGCGCACGGCCGTCGGCGAACAAGGACCAGTCGTCGCTGATCTCGGCCAGGAGTTGCGGGCTCCGGTGGGTCGCTGTCCGAGAAGCGCCAGGGCCCCTCAATGCCCCCGTGGACGACCTGGTGCAGTTCCTCCGCGACCGCCTCGACGAAGACGAAAGAAGACGGGCGCTGCCGCCGAGTCCGCATGGTCGGTCGACCACGGGCACTACGCCAAACTGGTCTACGGGGCCG
This is a stretch of genomic DNA from Streptomyces sp. NBC_01717. It encodes these proteins:
- a CDS encoding IS5 family transposase (programmed frameshift), which gives rise to MGRGDLTNAEWDRLESFLPPGGARGGRWSDHRRVINGVLYRVRTGVQWRDLPERFGPWETVYKRHRRWSADGTWKMLLSRIQAAEDAAGGIDWDVSVDSTAVRAHQHAAGARKASAAAVPEKGAGRGTNQVDPVLPETGRPAGGGGQIGECLGRSRGGFTTKIHLVAEGRCRPLAFVLTPGHYGDGPQLERVLEQVSVPRTGVGRPRTRPDHVLADKAYTSRKNRRYLRRRGIRHTIPERLDQQRHRQNRGSRGGRPTGFDSERYKKRNTVERAINRLKGFRAVATRYEKRAYIYLGTVTLAAIMIWLRT